One Bacteroidota bacterium genomic window carries:
- a CDS encoding ATP-binding cassette domain-containing protein, with product MKAPVLKSVMRLFAIVSQVHSIRETAIAREVIGNYLKLLVKSDMVNQSLIMYDFYHNSMREREIKTGKKQLSLFSVKAVIICEEINAHLTRKERIIVLLHILEILSQTGSKELEEIDFIKTIAHSLRIDDLIFNDCFSFVFDRYFEIHYKDRVLVVSNTPPAEGFKYVFREFLNGKIVFMMFSNIELCVFKHIASNDQLYYNEQQIVLNNIYFFKPDDSINSPLLGEIGYSDILKLFLKEEHHQRLELVAYQVSYSSSGENARMEAFNLMEESGQLIGIMGRRGVGKSLLIKLLNGSITPTSGLVLINGHDIYKEWQAVEGLIGYMPEDDLLIRELTVFQNLYYRACFCFKDDPKEKIYRRVLKLLQSLSILSIKDQKVGSQQDKFISDLQRKLVNLALELIRSPKIIFVDNPVEGLSIDDSEKIINQLKQLTHKGILVFVSMQEPSTQSFKQFDKLILLDKGGRFVYYGKPLQAFNFLKDTVQMVYNPGIECLKCGIVRPEDLMQILETPGVNDFGDYTSERQISPQEWYQNYQQNQRKEINITAIKKTSLPKTETQIALPWQQWKLFSLRNFFARISNSQFLWINILEVPLIAFVICWFSRYQSGTSTDTAAYSFLGNVNLPVHLFMGVIVAAFTGLMLSADEILQHRKILKHEAYLNLNKRSYLHSKLIFLTIVLGLQMLVFVLISNKLLEIKGMLFHFWLQYWLVALVAAFVGLNISASVTKLISVYVIIPLLLVPAVLLGGSMIPMDKLNRKITHSEYVPIIGDLIPSRWAYEALMVHQFKRNRFQKHMYPYDQKVSEVSYMLNHYIPALQQQLAELKYLAMTPGDFEKMVKKIDLLNSEILKLQDYSPACIQEFKPIQARQFNISVYSNIEVVLDCARNYFIQALPEAIDSRDNKIEEFKSLFDDPSELLELKEQHYNERLSEIVLATDEKQKVLAKENSIIRKAEPIYHLPDNKWGRAHFYSPVKRLGNFYIDTYWFNLLVLVCMLSILYFALIYEVLLKGVSFFQRQRVRNISMSIFSRLKLLMKPLFVLK from the coding sequence ATGAAGGCTCCTGTGCTCAAATCGGTAATGCGGCTTTTTGCAATTGTATCGCAAGTACATAGCATTCGCGAAACAGCTATTGCTCGTGAGGTTATAGGAAACTACCTGAAACTTTTAGTGAAATCGGATATGGTGAATCAATCACTCATTATGTACGATTTTTACCACAACAGCATGCGCGAAAGAGAAATTAAAACTGGAAAAAAACAGTTATCCTTGTTTTCGGTGAAGGCTGTAATTATCTGCGAAGAAATCAATGCACATTTAACACGCAAAGAAAGAATAATTGTTCTTCTGCATATTCTCGAAATTCTTTCGCAAACCGGATCCAAGGAACTGGAAGAAATTGATTTTATTAAAACCATTGCTCATTCGCTCCGGATCGATGATCTTATTTTCAACGATTGTTTTTCGTTTGTTTTTGACCGTTACTTTGAAATCCACTATAAAGACCGGGTATTGGTTGTAAGTAATACTCCGCCAGCAGAGGGGTTTAAGTATGTTTTTCGCGAGTTTCTCAATGGCAAGATTGTGTTCATGATGTTTTCGAATATCGAACTTTGCGTTTTCAAACATATAGCTTCCAACGATCAGCTCTATTATAACGAACAACAAATTGTACTCAACAACATTTATTTTTTTAAGCCTGACGATTCGATTAATAGCCCTCTTTTAGGTGAGATTGGATACAGCGATATTCTTAAACTCTTTTTAAAGGAAGAGCATCATCAAAGACTTGAGTTGGTGGCATACCAGGTATCTTATTCTTCATCCGGCGAAAATGCCAGAATGGAAGCTTTTAACCTGATGGAAGAATCAGGGCAATTGATTGGGATAATGGGTCGGAGAGGTGTAGGTAAATCCCTGCTGATTAAATTGCTTAATGGGAGTATTACGCCAACTTCCGGCCTTGTGCTTATAAATGGACACGATATATACAAAGAATGGCAAGCTGTGGAAGGGTTAATCGGATACATGCCCGAAGATGACTTGCTGATTAGGGAGCTTACTGTATTTCAGAATCTATACTATCGCGCCTGTTTTTGCTTTAAGGATGATCCGAAGGAAAAAATTTACCGTCGGGTACTCAAATTGCTGCAAAGTCTATCAATTTTATCAATAAAGGATCAAAAAGTAGGAAGTCAGCAAGACAAATTTATTTCTGATCTGCAACGCAAATTAGTCAATCTGGCCCTGGAGTTAATTCGCAGTCCGAAAATTATTTTTGTCGATAACCCTGTTGAAGGTTTATCCATCGACGATTCGGAAAAAATTATCAATCAGCTCAAACAACTTACTCACAAGGGAATTTTGGTATTTGTGAGCATGCAGGAACCTTCGACACAGTCGTTTAAGCAATTCGACAAGCTTATTCTGCTGGACAAAGGAGGAAGATTTGTCTATTACGGTAAACCACTCCAAGCTTTTAATTTTCTGAAAGATACTGTACAAATGGTTTATAATCCGGGAATAGAATGTCTAAAATGTGGCATTGTCAGACCCGAAGACCTGATGCAGATACTGGAAACTCCTGGCGTTAATGATTTTGGCGATTATACTTCTGAGCGACAAATTTCACCTCAGGAGTGGTACCAGAATTATCAACAGAATCAGCGCAAAGAAATTAACATAACTGCAATAAAAAAGACCAGTTTGCCAAAAACAGAAACCCAAATTGCATTGCCCTGGCAACAATGGAAGTTATTTAGCTTACGCAATTTTTTCGCGCGGATATCGAACAGTCAGTTTTTATGGATTAATATCCTGGAAGTACCGCTCATTGCTTTTGTTATATGCTGGTTCTCTCGCTATCAATCAGGCACATCAACAGATACGGCAGCCTACAGTTTTCTTGGGAATGTGAATCTGCCGGTACATCTATTTATGGGTGTAATTGTAGCTGCATTTACAGGTCTCATGCTTAGTGCGGATGAAATTCTCCAGCACCGAAAAATACTTAAACACGAAGCCTACCTAAACCTGAATAAAAGAAGCTATCTCCATTCGAAGTTGATCTTTTTAACCATTGTGTTGGGTTTGCAGATGTTGGTTTTTGTGCTTATCAGCAACAAACTTCTTGAGATTAAAGGGATGTTGTTTCATTTCTGGTTACAATACTGGCTTGTTGCTCTGGTTGCTGCATTTGTGGGTTTAAACATCTCAGCGAGTGTTACTAAGCTCATTTCAGTGTATGTAATCATCCCGCTTTTGTTAGTGCCTGCTGTTTTGCTTGGCGGTTCTATGATTCCAATGGATAAATTAAACAGAAAAATCACCCACTCAGAATACGTTCCAATTATTGGTGACCTGATTCCTTCGCGTTGGGCTTATGAGGCTCTTATGGTGCATCAGTTTAAAAGGAATAGATTTCAAAAACATATGTACCCTTACGACCAAAAAGTGTCGGAGGTAAGTTATATGCTCAACCATTATATACCTGCCCTTCAACAGCAATTGGCCGAACTAAAATACCTGGCAATGACTCCGGGTGATTTTGAGAAGATGGTAAAAAAGATTGATCTACTCAACTCAGAAATTCTTAAACTACAAGATTATAGTCCGGCTTGCATTCAGGAATTTAAACCTATTCAGGCCAGACAATTTAATATTTCGGTATACAGCAATATTGAGGTTGTGTTGGATTGTGCCCGAAACTATTTTATTCAGGCACTCCCCGAAGCCATTGATAGCAGAGACAATAAAATAGAGGAGTTTAAAAGTTTATTTGACGATCCGTCGGAATTGCTGGAACTGAAAGAACAGCATTATAACGAACGACTTTCAGAAATCGTGCTTGCTACCGATGAAAAACAAAAGGTTTTGGCGAAGGAAAATAGTATTATCCGTAAAGCAGAGCCGATTTATCATTTGCCAGATAATAAGTGGGGTAGGGCACATTTTTATTCTCCGGTAAAAAGACTTGGTAATTTCTATATCGATACTTACTGGTTTAACCTGTTGGTGCTGGTTTGTATGCTGTCGATTCTTTATTTTGCACTGATTTACGAGGTTTTATTGAAAGGCGTTTCCTTTTTTCAAAGGCAAAGAGTGCGGAATATTTCGATGAGTATTTTTTCACGACTCAAACTTTTAATGAAACCACTCTTCGTGCTTAAGTAA
- a CDS encoding pyruvate, phosphate dikinase, with amino-acid sequence MSNVKRVYSFGNKKAEGKADMKNLLGGKGANLAEMNLIGVPVPPGFTITTDTCTEYNQLGKDKVVALLKSEVEVAMKGVEQIMGMGFGSKENPLLMSVRSGARVSMPGMMDTVLNLGMNDEAVVAIAKKTGNERFAWDSYRRFVQMYGDVVLGMKPESKEDIDPFEEIMEEIKEERGVMNDTDLEVEDLKKLVAKFKAAVKKVTGHDFPADPWEQLWGSVCAVFDSWMNPRAKYYRAMSQIPEEWGTAVNVQAMVFGNMGSNSGTGVAFTRDAATGEDVFNGEYLINAQGEDVVAGVRTPQQITKAGSLQWAQLAGISEADRAAKYPSLEEAMPAAYQELDQTQELLEKYFKDMQDLEFTIQDGKLWMLQTRNGKRTAAAMVKIAMDMLKQGMIDEKTAIMRQQPSKLDELLHPVFDKSAIKAANVLAKGLPASPGAATGQLVFHADEASKFPVTILARIETSPEDLEGMDIAKGILTARGGMTSHAAVVARGMGKCCVSGAGECKIDGKARTLTAKGKVFKEGDWISLNGSTGEVYEGKIKTIDPELSGDFGDIMRLADKYRKIDVRANAETERDCKVARDFGAQGIGLCRTEHMFFEGERLVRMREMILAEDEAGRRAALAKLLPIQRQDFADVFKAMAGLPVTIRLLDPPLHEFVPHEEQNQKEMAKEMGISVELIKKKVDDLHEFNPMLGHRGCRLGNTYPEITEMQARAIIEAALDLKKQGISTFPEIMIPLVGMVKELKLQEDIVRKTIEKVFEERKDKIEYMVGTMIEIPRAALIADQIAEVAEFFSFGTNDLTQMGFGFSRDDAGKFLPIYIEKGIMKTDPFQVLDQEGIGQLIEMGIQKGRSTRNKLKVGICGEHGGEPSSVEFCVRAGMNYVSCSPFRIPIARLAAAQAALR; translated from the coding sequence ATGTCGAACGTAAAACGCGTGTACAGTTTCGGTAATAAGAAAGCCGAAGGAAAAGCTGATATGAAGAATCTCCTTGGTGGAAAAGGTGCCAATCTGGCCGAAATGAATCTGATCGGGGTTCCAGTGCCTCCAGGATTTACCATCACCACTGATACCTGTACAGAATACAACCAGCTTGGAAAAGATAAAGTAGTGGCCCTGCTTAAGAGTGAAGTAGAAGTAGCCATGAAAGGTGTAGAGCAAATTATGGGTATGGGCTTTGGCTCAAAAGAAAACCCTTTGCTCATGTCGGTTCGATCAGGTGCGCGGGTTTCTATGCCCGGAATGATGGATACCGTTCTTAACCTGGGAATGAATGACGAAGCGGTAGTTGCTATAGCCAAAAAAACCGGGAACGAACGTTTTGCCTGGGACTCGTACCGTCGGTTTGTACAAATGTATGGCGATGTGGTGTTGGGCATGAAACCCGAATCGAAAGAGGATATTGACCCTTTCGAGGAAATTATGGAAGAAATAAAGGAAGAAAGAGGTGTCATGAACGACACTGACCTTGAGGTAGAAGACCTTAAAAAATTGGTAGCGAAATTCAAGGCAGCCGTTAAAAAAGTTACAGGACACGATTTTCCAGCCGACCCATGGGAGCAGCTGTGGGGTTCGGTGTGCGCTGTATTTGACAGCTGGATGAATCCCCGTGCAAAATACTATCGCGCAATGAGTCAGATACCCGAAGAATGGGGCACGGCAGTTAACGTCCAGGCCATGGTATTCGGAAACATGGGTAGCAATTCAGGTACAGGTGTAGCTTTTACCCGCGATGCTGCGACTGGCGAAGATGTTTTTAATGGAGAATACCTGATTAATGCTCAAGGTGAAGACGTAGTGGCCGGTGTGAGAACACCTCAACAGATTACTAAGGCTGGCTCGCTTCAATGGGCCCAGCTTGCTGGTATTTCTGAAGCAGACAGGGCGGCCAAATATCCTTCGCTTGAAGAGGCCATGCCTGCGGCATACCAAGAACTCGACCAAACGCAGGAATTGCTCGAAAAATACTTTAAAGACATGCAGGACCTTGAATTTACCATCCAAGATGGTAAACTCTGGATGCTGCAAACTCGCAACGGTAAACGCACTGCGGCGGCTATGGTAAAAATTGCCATGGATATGCTGAAGCAGGGTATGATTGACGAAAAAACCGCCATCATGCGTCAGCAGCCGAGCAAACTCGACGAGCTGCTTCACCCGGTATTCGATAAATCGGCCATCAAAGCTGCCAATGTATTGGCTAAGGGTTTACCCGCCTCACCAGGTGCAGCTACTGGTCAGTTGGTATTCCACGCCGATGAGGCCTCGAAATTTCCGGTAACTATTCTGGCACGTATCGAAACTTCGCCCGAAGACCTTGAGGGAATGGATATTGCCAAAGGAATACTTACGGCACGTGGTGGTATGACATCGCATGCTGCTGTGGTAGCACGTGGTATGGGAAAATGCTGCGTATCGGGTGCCGGAGAATGTAAAATAGATGGAAAAGCCCGCACACTCACTGCCAAAGGCAAGGTATTCAAAGAAGGCGACTGGATATCGCTTAACGGTTCAACTGGCGAAGTATACGAAGGTAAAATCAAAACCATCGACCCTGAGTTGAGTGGCGATTTTGGCGACATTATGAGACTGGCCGATAAATACCGTAAAATTGATGTGCGTGCCAATGCCGAAACTGAACGCGATTGCAAGGTTGCCCGCGACTTTGGTGCTCAGGGTATCGGTCTTTGCCGCACCGAGCATATGTTCTTCGAAGGCGAGCGACTTGTGCGCATGCGTGAAATGATACTTGCCGAAGATGAGGCTGGACGCCGCGCTGCCCTTGCCAAACTTCTGCCCATACAACGTCAGGACTTTGCCGATGTATTCAAAGCCATGGCAGGCCTACCCGTAACCATACGTCTTCTCGATCCACCTCTGCATGAGTTTGTTCCTCACGAAGAGCAAAACCAGAAAGAGATGGCCAAAGAAATGGGCATATCAGTGGAGCTAATAAAGAAAAAAGTAGACGACCTGCACGAGTTTAACCCTATGTTGGGACACCGTGGCTGTCGTTTAGGAAATACTTATCCGGAAATTACCGAAATGCAAGCCCGTGCCATTATCGAAGCGGCACTCGACTTGAAAAAACAAGGCATTTCTACCTTCCCCGAAATTATGATTCCTCTGGTAGGTATGGTAAAAGAGCTGAAATTGCAGGAAGACATCGTGCGTAAAACTATCGAGAAAGTATTTGAAGAAAGAAAAGACAAAATCGAATACATGGTAGGTACCATGATTGAAATTCCGCGTGCGGCTCTTATTGCTGATCAAATTGCCGAAGTAGCTGAGTTCTTCTCTTTTGGCACCAACGACCTTACCCAGATGGGTTTTGGATTTTCTCGCGACGATGCAGGAAAATTCCTTCCCATTTACATCGAAAAAGGTATTATGAAAACCGATCCATTCCAGGTGCTTGACCAGGAAGGTATTGGACAACTTATCGAAATGGGAATACAAAAAGGTCGCAGCACCCGCAACAAACTTAAAGTGGGAATTTGCGGTGAGCACGGTGGTGAGCCAAGTTCGGTTGAATTCTGTGTGCGTGCCGGTATGAACTATGTTTCATGTTCACCCTTCCGAATACCTATTGCCCGTCTGGCAGCTGCACAAGCAGCTTTGCGCTAA
- a CDS encoding peroxiredoxin, with the protein MSVLVGKKAPAFSAPAVLNGGEIKENFSLKQFIGKKYVILYFYPADFTFVCPTEIIAFQEKAEEFAKRNVEVVGCSVDSEFSHWKWLQTPTKEGGIKGVKHTLVADQSKTISENYDVLAGEWDYTDDGEVSFKGEPRSYRGLFLIDKEGVVRHQVVNDMPIGRSVEEALRIVDALQFFEANGEVCPADWHKGDKGLKATQEGISSYLSEK; encoded by the coding sequence ATGTCAGTATTAGTTGGTAAAAAAGCGCCTGCATTCTCTGCACCAGCAGTATTAAATGGTGGCGAAATCAAAGAGAATTTTTCTCTGAAACAGTTTATCGGTAAAAAGTATGTGATTTTATATTTTTACCCAGCCGATTTTACTTTCGTTTGCCCAACGGAGATCATTGCCTTCCAGGAAAAAGCTGAAGAGTTTGCCAAACGTAATGTAGAGGTGGTTGGCTGTTCGGTCGATTCGGAATTTTCGCATTGGAAATGGCTTCAAACACCAACCAAAGAGGGTGGCATTAAAGGTGTAAAACATACTTTGGTAGCCGATCAGTCAAAAACTATTTCTGAAAACTACGATGTATTGGCCGGAGAATGGGACTATACGGACGACGGTGAAGTCTCGTTCAAAGGTGAACCTCGCTCCTACCGCGGCTTGTTTCTCATCGACAAAGAAGGAGTTGTTCGCCACCAGGTTGTAAACGATATGCCCATTGGCCGCAGTGTAGAAGAAGCACTTCGTATTGTCGATGCTCTTCAGTTTTTCGAAGCAAACGGAGAAGTATGCCCTGCAGATTGGCACAAAGGCGATAAAGGGCTTAAAGCAACCCAGGAAGGGATTTCAAGCTATTTGTCAGAAAAGTAA
- the nikR gene encoding nickel-responsive transcriptional regulator NikR, with protein MSVVRFGVSLEKELLEALDTFADENHFTNRSQAIRNLINSNLTNKKWQCDNIVAGSITLVYDHHKNDLQKNLTEVQHHYFHEILSSQHFHLNHDNCLEIIAVKGKASVLTELADKLIAVKGIRHGKLTMTRAD; from the coding sequence ATGTCTGTTGTTCGATTTGGAGTATCTCTCGAAAAGGAATTACTCGAAGCACTTGATACTTTTGCTGATGAGAATCATTTTACCAACCGTTCGCAGGCTATCCGCAACCTGATTAACAGCAACCTTACCAATAAAAAATGGCAGTGCGACAACATTGTGGCAGGGTCAATTACCTTGGTTTACGATCATCATAAAAACGATTTGCAAAAGAATCTTACCGAGGTACAACATCATTATTTTCACGAAATTCTTTCTTCTCAGCATTTTCATTTAAATCACGACAATTGCCTCGAAATCATTGCAGTAAAAGGGAAAGCATCGGTGCTGACCGAATTGGCCGACAAGCTTATTGCCGTAAAAGGCATTCGTCATGGTAAGCTCACCATGACCAGGGCAGATTAA
- a CDS encoding starch-binding protein — MKNFTRLLGFAVLLFIGTSLIFPPAYAAVLPLPAGVADGINYINDNTVVLVLLAPGKTKSEVTGTFNSWGLLEMNKTPDGKRFWIQLNNLTAGQEYIYQYLVDGTIRISDPLAEKILDPYNDPLIPAANYPNLISWTDKTKGLASVFQTAQPEYQWQVTNFQGPLQHQLIVYELLIRDFTQQRTFQSVIDSMLYLKKLGINAIELLPVNEFDGNLGWGYNPSHYLAVDKMYGPKIKLKELIDVAHQNGMAVIIDMVYNHTMNQSPLASLYWNSTLSRPASNNPWYNETAPHQSTAWGNDFNHESQYTRDFFDMVNKFWIEEYKIDGFRFDFTKGFTQKSTSNDGGLSEYDASRIANITRMADKIWEAKDDCYIILEHWGQETEENELVAHGNGMLIWKKLHSEFTKALKGDDLYNQSFGGAQSDTRMIFSESHDEERIPYDLTQKFNSVQTMTNRMELGAAFLFTVPGPKMLWMFEEQGCNYSLFTCQDGSVAYNDGCKLAEKPFNWSNYMQDANRKELYNTYAGLLKLRKENPVFTLGYFEIDENGDAIANNGVGPVRQIRFKHASMDVVIIGNFGTTGASINPWFTKNGTWYNYFNKDYPTYVYSGQTSYYLAPGQWELFTSVKIDPSQIAAPTNLSATVSASNVSLTWVDNATNETGYQLERSLSETSGYSLIQTLPANSVSFSDNGLVDGKYYYRVRATGASSTFSEYSNVDDAQVGEPAGFTVHFKNTANWSDVNIYLFNWATKGALPGWNWPGVDMEREQGSSWYKYTIKESVQTGIVINNGGSLKTADLTRTTEGWYDFNTKQWYDACPGDCPTAPVPVLSVSPLGGSYENTVTVTLSATNSGVIRYTTDGSDPRSGLAYASSLTFTTTTRLRAIATNSFGESNEIDQTYTISYPKPVLTVNPTGKEFTGTLDVSLSATKSGVIKYTLNGNDPRTGSNYTGSISLTASTRLRAIASNANGYSNEIDEQYTLVENQCDTIFYYNKNNWSTVKIYLFNANGTGLPGWTWPGVNMVRLGTTNWYYHVNCETVNVGMVFNNGSGSQTGNLYSNAGWYYSNSQWYTSCPGECPGQGPVGLTLHCRKPSSWANVYIYYWSTSPVSLTTSWPGQPMTDSDGDGWYDYTLPGVSCANVIFSNKGASQTPDLKNICAESWYDNGWVSNPNLKNATEMEFSQTDLMGSPYPNPFTQSLKLSFNETDMDIDIRMVDLNGRTLFEQKANSGDGSVVLEPVIPSGMYILYVTTEMKNYRYKVVKQ; from the coding sequence ATGAAGAATTTTACACGATTATTAGGTTTTGCGGTATTACTTTTTATCGGCACTTCGCTGATATTCCCGCCAGCCTATGCAGCAGTTCTACCGCTGCCTGCCGGTGTGGCAGATGGCATCAATTACATCAACGACAATACTGTAGTGCTTGTACTACTTGCCCCCGGCAAGACAAAGTCCGAGGTTACAGGTACTTTTAACAGCTGGGGTTTGTTGGAAATGAACAAAACCCCTGATGGTAAAAGGTTTTGGATACAGCTGAATAACCTTACAGCTGGCCAGGAGTATATTTATCAATACCTGGTTGATGGTACTATCCGTATTTCGGACCCTTTGGCTGAGAAAATTCTCGACCCCTACAACGATCCTCTAATCCCAGCCGCCAATTATCCGAATTTAATTTCGTGGACTGACAAAACAAAAGGTTTGGCCAGTGTTTTTCAAACGGCACAACCAGAATATCAATGGCAGGTAACCAATTTTCAGGGGCCGCTTCAGCATCAGCTAATAGTGTATGAGTTGCTCATTCGCGATTTTACCCAACAACGAACTTTTCAGTCGGTAATCGATTCCATGCTTTATCTGAAAAAACTTGGGATCAATGCCATTGAACTTTTGCCTGTCAATGAATTCGACGGAAACCTTGGATGGGGTTATAATCCCTCGCATTATTTGGCAGTAGATAAAATGTACGGCCCAAAAATCAAGCTGAAAGAATTAATCGATGTAGCGCATCAAAATGGAATGGCTGTAATTATCGACATGGTTTATAACCATACCATGAATCAATCACCTTTGGCAAGTTTGTATTGGAATTCAACATTAAGCAGGCCGGCCTCCAATAATCCATGGTACAACGAAACTGCTCCTCATCAAAGTACAGCCTGGGGTAACGACTTCAATCACGAAAGTCAGTACACCCGCGATTTCTTCGATATGGTGAATAAATTCTGGATTGAAGAATATAAAATAGACGGCTTCCGATTTGACTTTACAAAAGGTTTTACTCAGAAATCGACTTCAAACGATGGTGGTTTGAGTGAATACGATGCTTCTCGTATCGCAAATATCACACGTATGGCTGACAAAATATGGGAAGCCAAGGACGACTGCTATATCATTCTCGAACACTGGGGACAAGAAACCGAAGAAAATGAACTGGTGGCTCATGGAAATGGTATGTTAATCTGGAAAAAATTGCATTCAGAATTCACCAAGGCCTTGAAAGGGGACGATTTATACAATCAATCTTTTGGTGGAGCCCAAAGCGATACCAGAATGATTTTCTCTGAAAGCCATGACGAGGAAAGAATACCTTATGATCTGACTCAAAAGTTTAATAGCGTTCAAACCATGACCAACCGCATGGAATTGGGTGCTGCATTTCTCTTTACTGTGCCTGGTCCTAAAATGCTCTGGATGTTCGAAGAACAAGGCTGCAATTATAGTCTTTTCACTTGCCAGGATGGTAGTGTGGCATACAACGATGGATGTAAACTAGCTGAAAAACCATTCAATTGGAGCAATTACATGCAAGATGCCAATCGCAAGGAATTATACAATACCTATGCAGGTTTACTAAAATTGCGCAAGGAAAACCCTGTATTTACCTTAGGCTATTTTGAAATTGATGAGAATGGCGATGCCATTGCAAACAATGGAGTTGGCCCTGTTCGTCAGATCAGGTTTAAGCATGCCTCTATGGATGTTGTAATCATTGGAAACTTTGGAACTACAGGTGCTTCAATTAATCCATGGTTTACAAAAAATGGTACCTGGTACAACTATTTTAACAAAGATTATCCGACTTATGTATACAGCGGTCAAACAAGTTATTATTTAGCGCCCGGTCAATGGGAATTGTTTACCAGTGTAAAGATTGATCCGAGCCAAATTGCTGCTCCTACAAATTTATCGGCAACAGTTTCTGCAAGCAATGTGTCCCTCACATGGGTAGATAATGCTACTAATGAAACTGGTTATCAGTTAGAACGCTCACTATCAGAAACCTCAGGTTACAGTCTGATTCAAACATTGCCTGCTAATTCGGTAAGTTTTTCCGATAACGGTCTTGTCGATGGAAAATACTACTACCGGGTAAGGGCTACAGGTGCTTCTAGTACATTCTCCGAATATTCAAATGTAGACGATGCACAGGTAGGTGAGCCTGCTGGATTTACAGTCCATTTCAAAAATACTGCGAACTGGAGCGATGTAAACATTTATTTATTTAACTGGGCTACCAAAGGAGCATTACCAGGCTGGAACTGGCCGGGTGTTGACATGGAACGCGAGCAGGGTTCATCGTGGTACAAATACACCATCAAAGAAAGCGTACAGACGGGTATAGTAATCAACAACGGGGGGAGCTTAAAAACCGCCGACCTTACCCGCACCACCGAAGGCTGGTACGACTTTAATACCAAGCAATGGTACGATGCCTGTCCGGGCGATTGTCCAACTGCACCGGTGCCTGTACTTTCGGTTTCGCCCCTTGGAGGAAGCTACGAGAACACAGTGACAGTAACGCTTTCGGCTACCAATTCTGGAGTAATCCGTTACACCACCGATGGCAGCGATCCTCGCAGTGGTTTGGCCTATGCAAGTAGTTTAACTTTTACAACTACCACCCGACTGCGAGCTATTGCCACCAATAGTTTTGGTGAGTCGAACGAAATTGACCAGACCTATACAATTAGCTATCCGAAGCCGGTGCTGACAGTGAACCCAACCGGAAAGGAATTTACCGGTACCCTGGATGTAAGCCTGAGTGCTACCAAGTCGGGAGTGATCAAATACACCCTCAATGGCAACGACCCACGCACGGGAAGCAATTACACTGGCAGCATAAGCCTTACAGCCAGTACCCGCCTACGTGCCATCGCATCGAACGCAAATGGCTATTCGAACGAGATAGACGAACAATATACCCTTGTCGAAAACCAGTGCGACACCATTTTCTATTACAACAAGAACAACTGGAGCACAGTAAAGATCTACCTGTTCAATGCCAATGGCACAGGTCTCCCTGGTTGGACCTGGCCGGGAGTGAACATGGTACGTTTGGGAACAACTAACTGGTACTACCATGTAAACTGCGAAACGGTAAATGTAGGCATGGTATTCAACAACGGATCGGGCAGCCAGACGGGTAACCTATACAGCAATGCGGGTTGGTATTACAGCAACAGCCAGTGGTATACAAGCTGTCCGGGCGAATGTCCGGGACAAGGACCTGTTGGACTTACACTTCATTGCCGCAAGCCATCGAGCTGGGCCAATGTGTACATATATTACTGGAGCACAAGTCCGGTAAGCCTGACAACAAGCTGGCCAGGACAGCCAATGACCGACAGCGATGGCGATGGCTGGTACGACTATACCCTTCCGGGCGTAAGCTGTGCCAACGTAATTTTCAGCAACAAAGGTGCATCACAAACACCAGACCTGAAAAATATCTGTGCCGAAAGTTGGTACGACAATGGTTGGGTTAGCAACCCAAATCTGAAGAATGCAACGGAGATGGAGTTTAGCCAAACCGACTTGATGGGTTCGCCCTATCCAAACCCTTTCACCCAGTCGTTGAAACTTAGCTTTAATGAAACTGATATGGATATCGATATCCGAATGGTTGATTTAAATGGTAGAACATTGTTTGAACAGAAAGCTAATTCGGGTGATGGTTCTGTGGTTCTTGAACCGGTTATTCCTAGCGGAATGTACATACTTTATGTAACAACTGAGATGAAAAATTATCGGTATAAAGTTGTAAAACAATAG